From one Brevibacterium sp. 'Marine' genomic stretch:
- a CDS encoding DNA topoisomerase IV subunit A: MPEGRVIEVDVSSEMESSYLEYAYSVIYSRALPDARDGLKPVQRRIVYQMGDMGLRPDRGHVKSSRIVGDVMGKLHPHGDSAIYDALVRLSQDFIMRVPLVDGHGNFGSLDDGPAAPRYTEARLTTASMHMIAGLDEDVVDFVPNYDNTLTQPEVLPSAFPNLLINGASGIAVGMATNMAPHNPGEVIAACAHLIRNPDAGLAELMRFIPGPDLPTGGRIIGLDGVREAYETGRGTFRTRATVSIENISARRKGIVVTELPYLVGPEKVVSKVKDAVGAKKLTGIASIDDYSDRKNGLRLVIGIKNGFNPEAVLAELYRQTPLEESFGINNVCLVEGQPSTLGLRDLLMVYLSHRIDVVRRRTVFQLRKAKDRLHLVEGLLIAILDIDEVIQLIRSSDDAATARTRLMDVFELSELQATYILDLQLRRLTKFSRLELEAERDELKKRIDYLESLLADEAKLRELVAAELESTAEVIGSPRRTVLIEGSMKELTAKGKKAPTNLKIADSPCRVLLSTSGRIARTSDAAPLAREGRRSSHDALVSEIVTTTQGKVGAITTTGRLHMVDVVDLPALPPAAARPNVAGGVKIAEYAALEKNEKIIGLVDLDREFVLGTADGVVKRVSVAGRPNKNEWEAITLKGKDSVVGVAQPEDIDDSLSVFVTSNAQLLAFDASGLRAQGWNASGVAGIKVAAEAKVIFFGMTPKAAKTDEDGAADAELGSFAVVTIASGENFYGAPSSSIKVSEFSEFPTKGRATSGVRAHKFLKGETELSLAWVGDSPQAAATAGGARTLPAELSRRDGTGSPLESKIDVIGTLPRLGGAEAHDHSASTDDGASADASTEATAEAESGADQKAAESGGKRSTGKEQRGQQGLATSLDELDLDLDEAKDEIARSKFDTDGAVIVSHDDDDGDDDSALF; the protein is encoded by the coding sequence ATGCCCGAAGGCAGAGTCATCGAAGTCGACGTCTCCTCAGAGATGGAGAGCTCGTACCTCGAGTATGCGTATTCGGTCATCTACTCCCGTGCTCTGCCCGATGCCCGAGACGGTCTCAAACCCGTCCAGCGTCGCATCGTCTACCAGATGGGCGATATGGGACTGCGGCCCGACCGTGGGCATGTGAAGTCCTCCCGCATCGTCGGCGATGTCATGGGCAAGCTCCACCCGCACGGTGATTCGGCGATCTACGACGCCCTGGTCCGACTGAGCCAGGACTTCATCATGCGTGTGCCGCTCGTCGACGGCCACGGCAATTTCGGTTCCCTCGACGACGGTCCCGCTGCCCCGCGCTATACGGAGGCCCGGCTGACGACCGCGTCGATGCACATGATCGCCGGACTCGACGAAGATGTCGTCGACTTCGTGCCGAACTACGACAACACGCTGACCCAGCCCGAGGTTCTGCCCAGCGCTTTCCCGAACCTGCTCATCAACGGCGCCTCGGGCATCGCTGTGGGCATGGCCACGAACATGGCCCCGCACAATCCCGGGGAAGTCATCGCCGCCTGCGCCCACCTCATCCGCAACCCCGACGCCGGGCTCGCGGAGCTCATGCGCTTCATCCCCGGCCCGGACCTGCCCACCGGCGGTCGGATCATCGGTCTCGACGGAGTGCGCGAGGCCTATGAGACCGGCCGTGGCACGTTCCGCACCCGCGCCACCGTCTCCATCGAGAACATCAGTGCCCGCCGCAAGGGCATCGTCGTCACCGAACTGCCCTATCTCGTGGGACCGGAGAAGGTCGTGTCGAAGGTCAAGGACGCGGTCGGGGCGAAGAAGCTGACCGGAATCGCCTCGATCGACGACTATTCGGACCGCAAGAACGGACTGCGGCTGGTCATCGGCATCAAGAACGGCTTCAACCCCGAGGCGGTGCTCGCCGAGCTCTACCGGCAGACGCCGCTCGAGGAGTCCTTCGGCATCAACAACGTCTGCCTCGTCGAGGGTCAGCCCTCGACCCTGGGACTGCGCGATCTGCTCATGGTCTACCTCTCCCACCGCATCGACGTGGTGCGCAGGCGCACGGTCTTCCAGCTGCGCAAGGCCAAGGATCGACTCCACCTCGTCGAGGGTCTGCTCATTGCGATCCTCGACATCGATGAGGTCATCCAGCTCATCCGCTCCTCGGATGATGCGGCCACGGCGCGCACCCGCCTCATGGATGTCTTCGAGCTCTCCGAGCTGCAGGCGACGTACATCCTCGATCTGCAGCTGCGTCGGCTCACGAAGTTCTCCCGGCTCGAACTCGAGGCCGAACGTGACGAGCTGAAGAAGAGAATCGACTACCTCGAATCGCTGCTGGCCGATGAGGCGAAGCTGCGTGAGCTCGTCGCCGCCGAGCTCGAGTCCACCGCCGAGGTGATCGGCTCGCCTCGCCGCACCGTCCTCATCGAGGGGTCGATGAAGGAGCTGACGGCCAAGGGCAAGAAGGCTCCGACGAACCTCAAGATCGCCGATTCCCCCTGCCGGGTGCTGCTGTCGACGTCCGGACGCATTGCGCGGACCTCGGATGCCGCTCCGCTGGCACGCGAGGGTCGACGCTCCAGCCATGATGCGCTGGTCTCCGAGATCGTCACCACCACTCAGGGCAAGGTCGGTGCTATCACCACCACCGGTCGCCTGCACATGGTCGATGTCGTCGATCTGCCGGCCCTGCCGCCGGCCGCGGCACGGCCCAATGTCGCCGGCGGGGTGAAGATCGCCGAATACGCGGCGCTGGAGAAGAACGAGAAGATCATCGGCCTGGTCGACCTCGACCGCGAATTCGTCCTCGGCACCGCCGACGGCGTCGTCAAACGCGTGTCGGTGGCCGGGCGGCCGAACAAGAACGAATGGGAAGCCATCACCCTCAAGGGCAAGGACTCCGTCGTCGGAGTCGCTCAGCCCGAGGACATCGACGACTCCCTCTCCGTGTTCGTGACCTCGAATGCCCAGCTGCTTGCCTTCGACGCCTCCGGTCTGCGCGCGCAGGGCTGGAACGCCTCCGGGGTGGCCGGGATCAAGGTGGCCGCCGAGGCGAAGGTGATCTTCTTCGGAATGACCCCGAAGGCGGCGAAGACCGACGAGGACGGTGCCGCGGATGCCGAACTCGGCAGCTTCGCGGTCGTCACGATCGCCAGCGGTGAGAATTTCTACGGCGCCCCGTCGTCGTCGATCAAGGTCAGCGAATTCTCCGAGTTCCCGACCAAGGGCCGAGCCACCTCCGGGGTGCGCGCCCACAAGTTCCTCAAGGGCGAGACCGAACTGTCGCTGGCCTGGGTCGGCGACTCTCCGCAGGCCGCGGCCACCGCCGGCGGTGCACGCACGCTTCCGGCCGAACTGTCCCGTCGTGACGGGACTGGATCGCCGTTGGAGTCGAAGATCGATGTCATCGGCACCCTGCCCCGCCTCGGCGGCGCCGAAGCCCACGACCATTCAGCGAGCACCGACGATGGCGCCTCTGCCGATGCCTCCACCGAGGCGACTGCGGAGGCCGAGTCCGGGGCCGACCAGAAGGCGGCCGAGTCCGGCGGAAAGCGATCGACCGGCAAGGAGCAGCGGGGACAGCAGGGACTGGCCACGAGCCTCGATGAACTCGACCTCGACCTCGATGAGGCCAAGGATGAGATCGCACGGTCGAAGTTCGACACCGATGGTGCCGTGATCGTCTCCCACGATGATGACGACGGAGACGACGACTCCGCCCTGTTCTGA
- a CDS encoding TetR/AcrR family transcriptional regulator yields MSSGSEVKASPPVEGLRERKKRERGQALRRAAIDLALEKGYHNVTVEDICERCGVSRRTFFNYYSSKDEALLGRADTVFDEEDQPAIEEFEAGGPHGRLVADLEHLLAFIVATRMEKRDDMHQYHLMLKKDPSLIPLQMSRMGNNERLFRQIIQRRLDGTPSAPVDVMGAHSGDYADDDIEVSPRAEAVAALAMMALKATFTRMRRVDGDPGPVIDRLFDELRALFREEAD; encoded by the coding sequence ATGAGTTCTGGTTCAGAGGTCAAAGCGTCACCGCCGGTCGAGGGACTGCGCGAACGCAAGAAGCGCGAGCGCGGGCAGGCGCTGCGCCGTGCCGCCATCGACCTGGCCCTGGAGAAGGGCTATCACAATGTCACCGTCGAAGACATCTGTGAGCGCTGCGGAGTCTCCCGACGGACCTTCTTCAACTACTACTCATCGAAGGACGAGGCGCTGCTCGGTCGCGCGGACACCGTCTTCGACGAAGAGGACCAACCGGCCATCGAGGAATTCGAAGCCGGGGGACCCCATGGACGCCTCGTCGCCGACCTCGAACACCTGCTCGCATTCATCGTCGCCACTCGGATGGAGAAACGCGACGATATGCACCAGTACCATCTCATGCTCAAAAAGGACCCGTCGCTGATACCGCTGCAGATGTCGCGGATGGGCAACAACGAACGGCTCTTTCGGCAGATCATCCAACGCCGCCTCGACGGAACCCCCTCGGCGCCGGTCGACGTCATGGGGGCTCACTCCGGTGACTATGCCGACGACGATATCGAAGTCTCCCCGCGAGCCGAAGCCGTCGCCGCCTTGGCGATGATGGCGCTCAAGGCGACATTCACCCGGATGCGGCGGGTCGACGGAGATCCGGGACCCGTGATCGACAGGCTCTTCGACGAACTGCGTGCGCTCTTCCGCGAAGAAGCCGACTAG
- a CDS encoding bifunctional GNAT family N-acetyltransferase/acetate--CoA ligase family protein, whose amino-acid sequence MEDYPAGWEADVVLRDGGTAHLRPITPDDAAALARMHEAQSPESVYLRFFAPLPRLPQRDLDRFVNVDHRDRVALIMLIGDDIIGVGRFDRISDTDAEVAFNIADAHQGRGIGSILLEHLAAAARESGIQRFTAEVLPQNRSMLQVFQAAGYEVSRGFDDGVVAVNFDIDPTARSIEVQASREHRAEALSVRTVLHPTSVAVIGASRKRNSTGHLLIRNITAAKFTGDLWVVHPETDQIAGVQAYPSLDALPGKADLAVIAVPAEAVTEVVKDCAVHGVKAVLVISSGFAETGPTGAELQRRMVATSRAYGMRVVGPNSFGLVNEAADISLNASLAPFLPASGTLGLFSQSGALGTALLAAAKTRGLGISTFVSAGNRADLSGNDLLQYWEEDPATQTVGLYLESIGNPRKFSRIARRVSRVKPVVVIKSDLTGRELPPGHIVRTSSLAPNTLDQVLEQAGVIRADTIHQLFDLTQVFSTQKLPAGRRVGVIGNSAAMSTLIMQRARSEGLRVDTEPVSMHPEVDADTFRTELDAMYARDDVDSVIVTFTPSTGAEETEIAGLLSESAARSGKTTVACFLGIHGVQDELTTYLTDDSGNRVSHTVPSYIGPEDAVWALARATDYARWRAADHGRYTEFDDIDDKSVRAIIDAALEGAQPGAPVRLERDDVRDLLSAYGIDVLPYLTASSVDEGIAAAEKIGYPVALKAVTKVLRHRMELGGVRLNIDTPEELAEDFTAIQDTIRQLAGEEEPLVDVQAMAPHGVPCVLRAGEDPLLGPLLAFSLAGDTTELLGDVAHRVAPITDKEAGDMIRSIKASPRLFGYRGLPPMNIEPLRNVLERLAVLVENHPQILEIVIHPMVATETESHVLSAHVDLLPDPTRIDGTRRLLS is encoded by the coding sequence ATGGAAGACTATCCTGCCGGGTGGGAAGCCGATGTCGTCCTCCGTGACGGCGGCACCGCCCATCTGCGTCCGATCACCCCCGACGATGCCGCTGCCCTGGCCCGCATGCACGAGGCCCAGTCACCGGAATCCGTCTATCTGCGCTTCTTCGCTCCGCTGCCCCGGCTGCCGCAGCGCGATCTCGATCGCTTCGTCAACGTCGACCACCGCGACCGGGTGGCGCTGATCATGCTCATCGGCGATGACATCATCGGCGTCGGTCGCTTCGACCGGATCAGCGACACCGACGCCGAGGTGGCGTTCAACATCGCCGATGCCCACCAGGGCCGCGGGATCGGTTCGATCCTGCTGGAGCACTTGGCCGCAGCCGCGCGCGAATCCGGGATCCAGCGCTTCACCGCCGAGGTGCTGCCCCAGAACCGTTCGATGCTGCAGGTCTTCCAGGCCGCCGGCTACGAGGTCTCCCGCGGATTCGACGACGGCGTCGTGGCCGTGAACTTCGATATCGATCCCACGGCACGGTCCATCGAAGTGCAGGCGTCTCGGGAGCACAGGGCCGAGGCTCTGAGCGTGCGCACGGTCCTCCACCCCACCTCGGTGGCGGTGATCGGCGCCAGCCGCAAACGCAACTCCACCGGCCATCTGCTCATCCGCAACATCACGGCCGCGAAGTTCACCGGCGACCTGTGGGTCGTCCACCCCGAAACCGATCAGATCGCCGGAGTCCAGGCATATCCGAGCCTCGACGCGCTGCCGGGCAAGGCCGACCTCGCGGTCATCGCCGTTCCGGCCGAAGCCGTCACCGAGGTGGTCAAGGACTGCGCCGTGCACGGCGTCAAGGCCGTGCTCGTCATCTCCTCCGGATTCGCCGAGACCGGTCCCACCGGGGCCGAACTCCAGCGCCGCATGGTCGCGACGTCCCGCGCCTACGGAATGCGTGTGGTCGGGCCGAACTCCTTCGGACTGGTCAATGAGGCCGCCGACATCTCGCTCAACGCCTCCCTGGCCCCGTTCCTCCCGGCCTCCGGTACGCTCGGCCTCTTCAGCCAGTCCGGAGCGCTGGGCACCGCTCTGCTCGCGGCCGCGAAGACTCGCGGCTTGGGCATCTCCACCTTCGTCTCCGCCGGCAACCGCGCCGACCTCTCCGGCAACGACCTCCTCCAATATTGGGAGGAGGATCCGGCCACGCAGACCGTCGGCCTCTATCTCGAATCCATCGGCAACCCGCGCAAGTTCTCGCGCATCGCCCGCCGAGTCTCCCGCGTCAAACCCGTCGTCGTCATCAAATCCGATCTCACGGGCCGGGAGCTGCCGCCCGGGCATATCGTGCGCACCTCGTCCCTGGCACCGAACACCCTCGACCAGGTGCTCGAGCAGGCGGGCGTGATCCGCGCGGATACGATCCACCAGCTCTTCGACCTCACCCAGGTGTTCTCGACTCAGAAGCTGCCGGCGGGCCGACGGGTGGGGGTCATCGGCAACTCTGCGGCGATGAGCACCCTGATCATGCAGCGTGCCCGTTCAGAGGGCCTGCGCGTCGACACCGAGCCGGTGTCCATGCACCCCGAGGTCGATGCGGACACCTTCCGGACCGAACTCGATGCGATGTACGCCCGCGACGATGTCGATTCGGTCATCGTCACCTTCACCCCGTCGACCGGCGCGGAGGAGACCGAGATCGCCGGACTGCTGTCCGAATCAGCGGCGCGGTCGGGAAAGACCACGGTCGCCTGCTTCCTCGGCATCCACGGTGTCCAGGACGAACTGACCACGTACCTCACCGATGACAGCGGCAACCGGGTCTCTCACACCGTCCCCAGCTACATCGGACCCGAAGACGCCGTGTGGGCTCTGGCACGGGCCACGGACTATGCGCGGTGGAGGGCCGCCGACCATGGTCGCTACACCGAATTCGACGATATCGACGACAAGTCGGTGCGGGCGATCATCGACGCCGCCCTGGAAGGGGCACAGCCGGGAGCCCCCGTCCGGCTCGAACGCGACGACGTCCGGGATCTGCTCAGCGCCTACGGAATCGACGTTCTGCCCTATCTCACGGCCTCCTCGGTCGACGAAGGCATCGCTGCGGCGGAGAAGATCGGCTATCCCGTTGCGCTCAAAGCCGTGACCAAGGTGCTGAGGCACCGGATGGAACTCGGCGGTGTGCGCCTGAATATCGACACTCCCGAGGAGCTCGCCGAGGATTTCACCGCGATCCAGGACACGATCCGGCAGCTGGCCGGTGAGGAGGAGCCGCTCGTCGATGTCCAGGCCATGGCCCCGCACGGTGTTCCCTGCGTCCTCCGCGCCGGAGAAGACCCCCTGCTGGGCCCGCTGCTGGCGTTCTCATTGGCGGGAGACACGACGGAGCTTCTCGGCGATGTCGCTCATCGAGTCGCCCCGATCACCGACAAGGAGGCCGGGGACATGATCCGGTCGATCAAGGCCTCCCCGCGGCTGTTCGGCTATCGCGGTCTGCCGCCGATGAACATCGAACCGCTGCGCAATGTGTTGGAGAGGCTCGCGGTGCTGGTGGAGAACCATCCGCAGATCCTCGAGATCGTCATCCACCCGATGGTCGCCACGGAGACCGAGTCGCATGTGCTCAGCGCCCACGTCGACCTGCTGCCCGACCCGACTCGGATCGACGGCACACGTCGCCTGCTGAGCTGA
- a CDS encoding adenylate/guanylate cyclase domain-containing protein, translating to MAVSDFTAGFDIVEPDQLGSPEIADGEGASTDGQPSDDAAQPERETSGRDVRSAAEPETADPEADDRPADALTGEDDESSADALFDDVGDDEPVGGLTGSAPQAGEVGAELADEVTADPDPASADAVSTDTASTDTASTDAAPGVDVDEDFFSGLREDPRTTALPIVDDADDAVDDDGPDFDDTIYETRTAAERLEEILLDGKRVLDRREAAKLGGISTVSARKMWRALGMSQAKPTDKAYTVSDAHALRIWAKPVADGLIDQTTALSLARAIGQTTDRLVVWQMETLVEFLTEEKGLTDPEARRDALAVVEEMIDPLQKMLTYSWRRNLADVMGRLNVNVSDGLAMDNRQGWYDSSMPLARAVGFIDLVSFTRLSQKMEPRQLADMVQEFQGMAYNIVATGGGRVIKTVGDEVFFAASTPLAGAEIAMTLMERVTAAEDLPQARVGFVWGRVLSRLGDIFGSSVNLAARLTAVADPGTIFTDEETARVLSASDDYVFEPRDSISLHGLGETSIGEMKRGTAAQMRLDLDDEPES from the coding sequence ATGGCGGTGTCGGACTTCACCGCCGGTTTCGACATCGTCGAACCCGACCAGCTGGGCAGTCCTGAGATCGCCGACGGTGAAGGCGCCTCCACGGACGGTCAGCCGTCTGACGATGCGGCACAGCCGGAGCGCGAAACATCTGGTCGCGACGTGCGCTCGGCTGCTGAGCCCGAGACGGCGGACCCCGAGGCGGACGACCGACCCGCGGATGCCCTCACCGGCGAGGACGACGAGTCGAGCGCGGACGCCCTGTTCGACGACGTCGGCGACGACGAACCTGTCGGCGGTCTGACAGGCTCCGCTCCGCAGGCGGGGGAGGTCGGGGCAGAGCTCGCCGACGAGGTGACGGCCGATCCGGACCCGGCATCCGCCGATGCGGTTTCCACCGACACGGCTTCCACCGACACGGCTTCCACCGACGCGGCACCGGGCGTCGACGTCGATGAGGATTTCTTCAGCGGACTGCGTGAGGATCCGCGCACCACAGCGCTGCCGATCGTCGACGACGCCGACGATGCGGTCGATGATGACGGTCCCGACTTCGACGACACGATCTATGAGACCAGGACCGCGGCCGAACGGCTCGAAGAGATCCTGCTCGACGGCAAGCGCGTCCTCGACCGACGGGAGGCCGCGAAACTCGGCGGGATCTCCACGGTCTCGGCCAGGAAGATGTGGCGGGCACTCGGCATGTCCCAGGCGAAGCCGACGGACAAGGCCTACACCGTCAGCGATGCGCATGCCCTGCGGATCTGGGCCAAACCCGTCGCCGACGGTCTCATCGACCAGACCACCGCACTGTCCCTGGCCCGGGCCATCGGACAGACGACGGACCGCCTCGTCGTCTGGCAGATGGAGACCCTCGTCGAGTTCCTCACCGAGGAGAAGGGGCTGACCGACCCGGAAGCGAGACGGGACGCCCTGGCCGTCGTCGAAGAGATGATCGACCCGCTGCAGAAGATGCTCACCTACTCCTGGCGACGCAATCTCGCCGACGTCATGGGCCGTCTCAATGTCAATGTCTCCGACGGACTGGCCATGGACAACAGACAGGGCTGGTATGACTCGTCGATGCCGTTGGCCCGCGCCGTCGGATTCATCGACCTCGTCTCCTTCACCCGTCTGTCGCAGAAGATGGAGCCGCGCCAGTTGGCGGACATGGTCCAGGAGTTCCAGGGCATGGCCTACAACATCGTCGCCACCGGCGGCGGACGGGTCATCAAGACCGTCGGCGATGAAGTGTTCTTCGCCGCGTCGACCCCTCTGGCCGGAGCCGAGATCGCCATGACGCTGATGGAACGCGTCACCGCCGCCGAGGATCTGCCGCAGGCTCGCGTCGGCTTCGTCTGGGGCAGGGTGCTCTCCCGCCTCGGCGATATCTTCGGCTCCAGCGTCAACCTCGCCGCACGTCTGACGGCGGTGGCCGATCCCGGCACGATCTTCACCGACGAGGAGACCGCACGAGTGCTCTCGGCCTCGGATGACTACGTCTTCGAACCCCGCGATTCGATATCGCTGCACGGACTCGGTGAGACCTCCATCGGTGAGATGAAGCGCGGCACCGCGGCTCAGATGCGCCTCGACCTCGACGACGAACCCGAGAGCTGA
- a CDS encoding TetR family transcriptional regulator: protein MISRRDVVTDSAIAVVAEQGVRGLTHRAVDALAELPVGSTSNVYRTRDALITGIMERIGELNSQQLERLPELVAAPGADAIEVAIDFCMNWLTTDRNRFYTMMMLSLDPALPPEAVVAKEKNLRAIREFIMRFAGVDAEYAQRVNSSVAGMMVSELVAGTADRSHVEAYLREFFQWLRGSRDSA, encoded by the coding sequence ATGATTTCGCGCAGAGACGTCGTCACCGACTCCGCGATCGCCGTAGTCGCCGAACAAGGAGTCCGCGGACTCACCCACAGGGCGGTCGACGCCCTGGCCGAGCTGCCGGTCGGGTCGACTTCGAATGTCTACCGCACCCGCGACGCCCTGATCACCGGAATCATGGAGCGCATCGGAGAACTGAACTCCCAGCAGCTCGAACGCCTGCCGGAACTCGTGGCTGCTCCGGGCGCCGATGCCATCGAAGTCGCCATCGATTTCTGCATGAACTGGCTGACCACCGACCGCAATCGGTTCTACACGATGATGATGCTCAGCCTCGATCCGGCGCTGCCGCCCGAGGCAGTGGTCGCCAAGGAGAAGAACCTCCGCGCGATCAGGGAATTCATCATGCGCTTCGCCGGTGTCGACGCCGAATACGCCCAGCGGGTCAACAGCTCGGTCGCGGGCATGATGGTCAGCGAGCTCGTCGCCGGCACTGCGGATCGTTCGCATGTCGAGGCGTACCTCAGGGAGTTCTTCCAGTGGCTGCGCGGCAGCCGCGACAGCGCCTGA
- a CDS encoding biotin--[acetyl-CoA-carboxylase] ligase, with protein sequence MNSQHNSLLVDVDSVRRTAADRGLSLPPLIWDDTCASTNDELARVVREGAGTDSPVAEFTIRGTDFQNAGHGRLGRAWTVPARRSLTWSILLTPPTGFSHWGWIPLIAGEAVHSAVTEVGVPAAIKWPNDVLTADGRKLCGILARVEPSAGGAQIVLGMGLNTRSEPADLPREDASSLAIETGVDGSEIDHEALLVSILSTLIPCYRELIDYGDEDFRDSRTARRVRDHMVTLGSKVRVEKPDGSDIIGIATGLDSGADLIIDDRVCLSAGDVHHLRPAASPTAPGRSDR encoded by the coding sequence GTGAACAGCCAACACAACTCTCTTCTCGTCGACGTCGACTCAGTGCGCCGCACCGCTGCGGATCGCGGACTCTCGCTCCCGCCGCTGATCTGGGACGATACCTGCGCATCGACGAATGACGAACTTGCGCGAGTGGTCCGGGAGGGCGCCGGCACCGATTCGCCGGTGGCCGAGTTCACCATCCGCGGCACAGATTTTCAGAACGCCGGACACGGCCGTCTGGGCCGGGCCTGGACGGTGCCCGCCCGCCGGTCCCTGACATGGTCGATACTGCTCACACCTCCGACCGGTTTCTCCCATTGGGGATGGATCCCGCTCATCGCCGGTGAGGCCGTGCACTCCGCCGTCACCGAGGTGGGGGTGCCCGCCGCGATCAAATGGCCCAATGACGTGCTCACCGCCGACGGCAGGAAGCTGTGCGGCATCCTCGCTCGTGTCGAACCTTCGGCCGGCGGTGCCCAGATCGTCTTGGGCATGGGCCTGAACACCCGTTCGGAGCCTGCGGATCTGCCACGGGAGGACGCGAGCTCTCTGGCGATCGAAACCGGAGTCGACGGTTCAGAAATTGATCATGAAGCGTTGCTAGTCTCAATTCTGAGCACATTGATCCCCTGCTACAGAGAGCTGATCGACTATGGAGATGAGGATTTCCGCGACAGCCGCACAGCGCGGAGAGTGCGTGATCATATGGTGACGCTCGGTTCGAAGGTCCGCGTGGAGAAGCCCGACGGCTCCGACATCATCGGCATCGCCACGGGGCTCGACTCCGGTGCCGACCTCATCATCGACGATCGTGTGTGCTTAAGCGCCGGAGACGTCCATCATCTGCGTCCTGCAGCGTCCCCGACAGCTCCGGGAAGGAGCGATCGCTGA
- a CDS encoding acyl-CoA carboxylase subunit beta produces MTDTPRTTAERIDAFTQRREAAHTGNQRSVDNQHKRGKQTARERIAALLDADSFQEIDEFARHHNHQFGMQDNRPDGDGVVCGLGTIEGKTVAVFAHDFTVLGGSLAEANGRKIVKVQKLALKLGCPIIGINDSGGARIQEGVGSIALFAEIFRLNVASSGVIPQISLIMGPSAGGAVYSPALTDVTIMVDQISHMYITGPDVIKTVTGESVGHEELGGGRTNNTVSGNAHYLASDEDDALNYVRDLLSFLPQNNLDPADSDEFVSDLSLTPEDEALDTLMPDSPSQPYDILDVVTTILDDGEFLQVSELFAPNVVTGFGRVEGVSVGVIANQPMQLAGTLDIDASEKAARFVRLCDAFNLPILTFVDVPGFLPGTDQEYGGIIRRGAKLIYAYGEATVPLVTLITRKAYGGAYCVMGSKQLGADINLAWPSAQIAVMGAQGAANIVYRRKLKAVEEAGEDVEAARTELIQDYEDALLNPYLAAEEGYIDAVIRPSETRSRIVRSLRALKNKHVDAPARKHGNIPL; encoded by the coding sequence ATGACGGATACTCCACGGACCACAGCCGAGCGCATCGACGCTTTCACCCAGCGCAGGGAAGCGGCCCACACGGGCAATCAGCGCTCGGTGGACAATCAGCACAAGCGCGGCAAGCAGACCGCCCGTGAACGCATCGCGGCACTCCTCGATGCCGACTCCTTCCAGGAGATCGACGAATTCGCCCGCCACCACAATCACCAGTTCGGGATGCAGGACAACCGCCCCGACGGTGATGGAGTCGTCTGCGGTCTGGGCACGATCGAAGGCAAGACCGTCGCGGTCTTCGCCCACGACTTCACCGTCCTCGGCGGGTCGCTGGCCGAGGCGAACGGACGCAAGATCGTCAAGGTCCAGAAGCTCGCGCTCAAGCTCGGCTGCCCGATCATCGGCATCAACGACTCCGGCGGCGCCCGGATCCAGGAAGGCGTCGGATCGATTGCGCTCTTCGCCGAGATCTTCCGCCTCAACGTCGCCTCCTCGGGCGTGATCCCGCAGATCTCGCTGATCATGGGCCCCTCCGCCGGCGGCGCCGTGTACTCCCCCGCACTGACCGATGTCACGATCATGGTCGACCAGATCAGCCACATGTACATCACCGGTCCCGACGTCATCAAGACCGTGACCGGCGAATCGGTCGGCCATGAGGAGCTCGGCGGCGGACGGACGAACAACACCGTGTCCGGAAACGCCCACTACCTGGCCTCCGATGAGGATGACGCGCTCAACTATGTCCGCGATCTGCTCTCGTTCCTGCCGCAGAACAACCTCGATCCGGCCGATTCCGACGAGTTCGTCTCCGACCTGTCACTGACTCCCGAGGACGAGGCGCTGGATACGCTCATGCCGGATTCGCCATCGCAGCCCTACGACATCCTCGACGTCGTCACCACGATCCTCGATGACGGCGAATTCCTGCAGGTCTCGGAGCTCTTCGCCCCGAACGTCGTCACCGGCTTCGGCCGCGTCGAGGGCGTGAGCGTCGGCGTCATCGCCAACCAGCCCATGCAGCTGGCCGGCACCCTCGACATCGATGCCTCGGAGAAGGCCGCACGCTTCGTGCGCCTTTGCGATGCCTTCAATCTGCCGATCCTCACCTTCGTCGATGTGCCCGGGTTCCTGCCCGGCACCGATCAGGAGTACGGCGGCATCATCCGCCGCGGTGCGAAGCTCATCTACGCCTACGGCGAGGCCACCGTTCCGCTCGTCACCCTCATCACCCGCAAGGCCTACGGCGGTGCGTACTGCGTGATGGGGTCGAAGCAGCTCGGTGCCGATATCAACCTCGCCTGGCCGAGCGCGCAGATCGCGGTTATGGGTGCTCAGGGCGCGGCGAACATCGTCTACCGACGCAAGCTCAAGGCCGTCGAAGAAGCCGGTGAGGATGTCGAGGCGGCACGTACCGAGCTCATCCAGGACTACGAGGATGCGCTGCTCAACCCGTATCTGGCTGCCGAGGAAGGCTATATCGACGCCGTCATCAGGCCGAGCGAGACCCGCAGCCGAATCGTCCGTTCCCTGCGGGCGCTGAAGAACAAGCACGTCGACGCGCCCGCGCGCAAGCACGGTAACATCCCCCTATGA